The genomic interval TTAACAGGGGTTATGAATTGTAAAATGAGGTTTGTGGCAAATTATCGCAATCAATGGGCACCGGTATTAGGATTTGCAAATTCTTTTAATACCTATAATTTATCTTTTGACCAGAAAGTTCCAGTTGGAAGATATGATTATTTTGGATTTGGAGGCACCTTTTGGGGTGACAAAGCGGGTTCTTTGGACTTTAGCACCCTTCAATTTAAATTGTCGGGATCCTATAGTAAACGAATGTCAGGTTCCAGAACTTCTGCAAATTATTTAGTTTTTGGAGCAGAAGCCGGTTTAAATCAACGAGGAGTTAAATTTCACAATGCTATTTGGGGCACTCAAATCAGTACGAATGGAATTGATCCAAATGGAACAAAGGACCCTGCTATTTTTGATCCTAGTTTCCTTTTTGCAGATGTATCTGTAGGCTTATTATGGTTTTCCGTTTTGGATAAATACAGCAATTTTTATGTAGGTGGTGCATTTAGCCATTTGAATGAACCATTGCAAAACAATATTCAATCAGGAACACCAGGATATATTCCTGCACCATTATACTCTAAATTGACAATTCATGGTGGAGGTGTGTTCGAATTAAGTCGTAAAAACAGTATAAATCCAGGGATCGTAGCTTTTTTCCAAGGCCCTTCGTTTGAGTTAAATGCCGGAACAAGTTTTCGATTTGGATCTGGAACAAGCCGCACAAATGAACAATCTTTTCAATTGGGACTTTGGACTCGTTTAGCGAATAAATATAAAACCGCTGATCAAACTGGAATTCATATGGATGCTCTGATTTTGTCAGCGCGATTTGATTACAACAAATATGGCTTTGGTTTAAGTTATGATGTAAATACATCTTCTTTGAAAAAAGCGAATGCAGGTAATAATTCTTTTGAGCTTTCATTTATCTACAATGTTTGTGGACCTGAAAGAAGAGGAATTTATTGTCCTAATTTCTAAATTATAATTGACATAATAATAATAAATGGTGTTCAATAAAGGACACCATTTTTGTTTTATTTGAAAGCTTATAAAAGGATATTTGTAATTTTGTTACCCACCAAAAACAAAAGGATATGTTTGGGAATAAGAATTCAGTAAATGAAGCAGCAAAATCCGCTGCTGGACCCCTTCCACAAGGAGCATTAAACAGTTTAGTGGTTGGCACACAAGTCGAAGGCACAATCACAGCAGAAAGTGATATTCGCATCGATGGCTTTTTAAAAGGAATCCTTTTATGTAAGGGGAAGGTCATAATCGGTCCTAAAGGCACAATAGAGGGGGAAATAAGAGCTCAAAATGCTACAATAGAAGGGCGTTTTAAAGGTATTTTGCAAATTGAAGACCTACTTCAGGTCAAAGAAACTGCAATTGTGGAAGGAGAAATTAATACCGACAAATTGGCAGTGAGTCCAGGAGCTAAGTTTAATGTTACGAGTAAAATGACCACAAATCCAAGATCAAATACTCCTCCGATCATGAAACCGGAAACGATAAAGATGTAATTTCGAACTCCTTGATGGCTAAATTTGATCTAAAAAGTAATAAAATTCTGAAGTATTCCGGACTAGCTACCCAGATATTTGTTTCCTTAGGCTTGGCCGCTTTTTTCGGAAGATGGTTGGATCAAAAATTCGAGTTAACAAAACCCTTATTAACAGCGATTTTACCGATATTAATGTTGGTTTTATTAATGTTTTGGCTTAATTATGATCTTAAAAAATTGGAAAAATGAATTCTAGCAAATTTTATTTGTGGTTAATTCTAACATCCATTTTGAGTTTATGCATCTCAATTTTTGCAGTTTCTGGGCCTAATATCTATGAACTTAATAAGGCGAGTTATATCCTCATAGCTTTTTTTATCTTCTTTACGATCGTCATATTCATGTTTTCAAATCAGGCTGTAAAATCTAGTAATCCATTTCTATTTACGCGTGTTTTTATTATAAGTATAAGTTTGAAATTATTATTCTTATCTATGTTGGTTGTCCTTTTTGTTAAGTTTTTAGTTATAAAACCAAGAGAATTAGTAATTCCATTGCTTTCAAGCTATTTATTATTTACGATTTTAGAAACCTGGGTGTTGATGAAACTGGCAAAAACAAGCTAATTTATTATTATATTATATTAATTTATATGTATAAATTATTAAAAAACAATGACATAATTTAAAATTGCAAAATATTGTTAATTGTAGTTTAAGAAAACCAAGTCTGTATTATCTTTGCAATCCTTAAAAAAATAATATTTTATGGCAAATCATCAGTCAGCTTTAAAACGCATCAGACAAAATTCAGTGAAAAGAATCGCGAATCGGTATTTTAAGAAGACCACCCGAACTGCGATTAAGAAATTAAAAGAGATGTCCGCTAAAGCTGATGCTCAGAAATATTTATCCAGAGTGATAAGTATGATTGATAAATTAGCTAAGAAAAATACCTGGCATAAAAATAAAGCTTCCAATATAAAAAGTAGCTTAATGCGCCATATAGCAGGTTTAAATTAAGACCATTTTAAAAAAAAATATAAAATCGTGCATTGTGTTCTCAATGCGCGATTTTTTTTTGAATTTTGGGTAAAATTAATTTAGAAGCTTCAACTTATGACTAAACTACGAATAAAGGAAGCCGCAGTACGACTATTTTTTGAAAAGGGATATGGGTCTTGCTCTATGCGGGATTTAGCATCCGCAGTTGGCGTCGAAGCGGCGAGTATTTATAACCATTATCCTTCTAAGGAAGATATTTTAGCGACCATTTGCCTGGAGCTCATGGAAAATCAATTAAAAGGTCTTCACAACATTATTCATTTAAGAAGAACGACCGTAGCACAACTTGAACAATTTATAAGTTATTATCTGAAATTTCAAATCGATAACTGGCTAGCTTTTCAAGTGACCCATACAGAGAATAAACATTTGGAATCAAAGCATGAAGCTACATTCAAAAAATTGAGAAAATCATTTGAAAACCAGGTTTTGGAATTAATTAATCGAGGAATTCAGGAAGAAAAATTTTATTCCCTGGATTCAGAAATCGTATTAAACACATTATTATCAGCACTCAGGTGGAGACAAAATTCACCTAAGAAGTTAGAAAAACTGTATCAAAATAAGCTGAATGAAATGTATCAGGTGATTTTAAAAGGAATTGTAAAAAAATAAGTGCGTAAAATTCAAATTGGAAATACAATTACCAATTATTTATACATTTTAAAAGATACTAAACCTATGCGTTGTATAAAATGTATTATGCTCACCATTAAAACACCGAAACCATATTTCAAACTGCGTTTAAAGTTAATTGAAGAAGCGTCATCAAAATATTTTGTTGGACAACTAATTTCTGCTATTTGAAATTTTTTATAAATTATTTGTGATAGCATTTCATTATCAAAAACAAAATCGTCGGAATTTGTATTGAAGGAAATATTTTCTAAAACATTTTTTGAAAAGGCCCGATATCCCGTATGATATTCTGAAAGTTTATAATCTACAAGCCAGTTTTGTATCAATGTTAAAATTCGATTAAACACAAATTTATAATAGGGCATACCACCTTTTAATGCTCCTTTACCTAATATTCTGGATCCTAACACTACAGGGTATAATTCTTCACCAATAATATTAACCATACTTGGGATCAACTTTGGTGTATATTGATAGTCTGGATGAAGCATAATAATAATATCGGCTCCTATTTCAAGTGCTTTATTATAAAGTGTTTTTTGATTTCCACCATAACCTTTATTTTTTTCATGCCGAATACAATATTTGATTCCTAATTGTTTGGCTAATTCAAAAGTAGAATCTTTACTTGCATCATCACAAAGAATTAATTCATCTACCAAATCCATGGGTATTTCATCTATTGTTTTTTTTAATGTTAAGGCAGCATTATAGGCTGGCATAACAACAACGACTTTTTTATTTTTATACATGTTTGTTAAATGGATACCAGGGTTTCAATAAATTTATTTCATGAAACCGAATTTATTCTTCTTCATGCAGGCTCTCTTCTGTGAGTTTAATAAAGCCAAGGGCTTTAAGTTGATGGTACCATTTGGTGCATTTCTTCATATCTTTTACATGTACGCGATACCGGTCATATTCAGGAATAGAAGTTTCAAAAAAACTTTTGTAATCTGAATCCGATGTTTCGGCGTTTGGAACAGGATCTGTGACTTCTTTATCAAGAAACCGTTGATATACATCTTTCAATGGGATATTATCTGAAAGCGTATAAATTCCTATGGATTCAAGCGGTGAGAATTGATATGTTCTGGATGAAAAGAAATTTGATTTTCCATTTATTAAGTCCTCCAGGATGAGTCCGTTAGGTCTTGACGCTACCAATTTGTACAAAGTAGGTTTCCCGCTTACTGCAATAATTTGATCTATTTGTATCATGTTCTATTAATAGGATTGCAAATATCTAAGTTTTTCTTCTAAATTTGAAAAGGCAAGGTATTGATCTTCTAATCTTTTTACAAATGGTATGGGTGTGTCTAAGGAAGCACAGCGAATAACGGGTGCATCAAGATATTCAAAACAATGTTCATTAATCCATGCACTGATTTCACTGCCAATACCACAAAATAAATTGTCTTCATGTAGAATACAAACCTTACCAGTTTTCAAAACACTCTTCCGGATGGTTTCATAATCCAAAGGTACGATGGTTCTCAAATCAATTAAGTCGGCCTGAATTCCAGTCTTTAATAATATATCTTGTGACCATTTGACACCGAGTCCATAGGTAATTAAGGTCATTTCTTCACCGACTTGTAAAAGTTTAGCACTGCCAAATGGGATGGTATAATATCCTTCAGGCACTTCTGCTTCTATAGATCGGTAGAGTGCTTTATGTTCAAAAAACAAAACCGGATTTGGATCTTCAAAGGCAGTCAATAAGAGTCCTTTTGCATCATATGGATTCGAAGGGTAGGCAATTTTTAAGCCTGCAGTATGTGCAAACCAGGCTTCGTTTGTTTGCGAATGGAAAGGTCCTGCTTGCGTCGCTCCACCACAAGGCATTCGGATGACCACATCCGCATTTTGCTGCCATCGATAGTGTATTTTTGCTAAATTATTAACCACTTGATTAAATCCACTACTCACAAAATCGGCAAATTGCATTTCCACCATGGATTTGATGGATTTTAAGCTAAGGCCTAATGCAGCTCCAAGAATTGCACTTTCACAAATAGGGGTATTGCGAACTCTATCTTTTCCAAATTCATTTACAAAACCTTCTGTAATTTTAAAAACTCCACCATAGTCTGCAATATCTTGTCCCATCAAAACAAGATGGTCATGCTTAATCATAGCTTGATGAAGCCCATCTTTAATGGCATCAATGAAACGGATATTTTTAGTATTTTTTATATCTGTTACCGGCGTTTCCATAAACTTAAATGGAGCAAAAACGTCTGCAAGTTCTTGTTGAGTAGATACCGGTTCATCATCCCATGTAAATACAGATTCTACCTCTTCTTGAATTTGTTTTTTGAATTTTTTACGAATCGTTTCAATTTCTGCAGCAGAAATTATTTTTTCATTTAATAGCCAGGATTCATAATTATTTATGGGATCTTTTGCTGTCCATTCCTCGATCTGTTTTTTTGGAACGTATTTTACGCCACTTGCTTCTTCATGTCCACGAATTCTAAATGTTAAACATTCAATTAAAACAGGTCTTGGATTTTGTCGGATGCTTTTTGAAATTTCTAAAATCGTAGTATACACTTCAAGTATATTATTTCCATCGATAGTAATTCCTTCCATGCCATAACCTATTGCCCGATCCGACAAATTCTTACATGCATATTGTTCAGAAGTGGGTGTTGACAATCCATAACCATTATTTTCAATAATAAAAAGCACAGGCAATGACCATACCGAAGCAACATTTAGTGCTTCATGAAAATCGCCTTCGCTGGTACCTCCTTCCCCAGTAAATGCAAGCGCAAGTTTGCGTTCGTTCTTCAAAATGGAAGCTAAAGCAGCACCATTGGCTAAGGTAAGTTGAGGCCCTAAGTGAGAAATCATGCCAACAATACCATGTTCCAAACTACCAAAATGAAAAGAACGATCTCGTCCTTTAGTATAGCCTTTCGACTTGCCTTGCCATTGAGCAAATAATCGATCTAAAGGCATTCCTCTAGAGGTAAAAACACCTAAATTTCTATGGAGTGGAAAAATTAGCTCATCTTTTTCTAATGCTTCTGTACAGCCCACAGAAATGGCTTCTTGTCCAATACCTGAAAACCATTTAGAAATCCTCCCTTGTCTCAATAATAACAGCATTTTCTCTTCAATTAATCTAGGGTAGAGTAAGGCATGATATAATTGAAGCAATTTGCTATCGGGAAGATTTTTTCTATTATAGTCTATTTTCAAGTTTAATAATTTTATGAAAACTGATGCAAAGATGCATTTTGATTTTCAGAAATCAATTAATAATTTATTAAATTACCGTTTAATGGAATCATTCTAATTTAACTAATTTATTTATTTTAGCTATAAAATTTTATATCAAATTATGATTTAAAAATTTTTTTGAATTTGATCCATAACTACCAATCCAGGAATTTGATCATTTAATATTTTTGTATATTTTAAAAATGTCAATTGTATTTTATAAGTTTGATTCTATTCTCTACTTTTGTTTCATTGCGATGCTCCTTGTTATTTAAAATATTCCTTTAAATACTTCAATGGATTTAATATCCTTGAATTGATCAATATGGTGTTTGTAATACAAAATAAGGATGTCTAATATTCTTCTTTTGTCTTCAATATGTTTAATGAATTCCTGCGGTGTTTGTTTTCTAAATAATTGAATTAACAGCGCGCTATCCTTTGGATTGATAATATGCAAAGCATTGCGTTCATAAGGCACAAAGGAGCCATTGATGAGATCAAAGGCATCATTATTTTTAGAATAATTATCTAATGGATTGAATCCAAGGAAATTTGAAAACTCCAATAAAAAATTAAAATGAAGAAATGGATCCAGTATTTCTGTCTGATCAAGTTGAATAAAACTATTTTTGATAAATTGAAATAATTCAGGATTCGCTTGGTGACCTTTAATGGATTTTCTACAAACCTCAAGGATGAATGTTCCGATTGCAGATCGACGAATATCAAATGGAATTCTTTGATA from Saprospiraceae bacterium carries:
- a CDS encoding PorP/SprF family type IX secretion system membrane protein produces the protein MKHIAIFLLFMVTWGAQSQDIHFSQFYMSPTNLNPALTGVMNCKMRFVANYRNQWAPVLGFANSFNTYNLSFDQKVPVGRYDYFGFGGTFWGDKAGSLDFSTLQFKLSGSYSKRMSGSRTSANYLVFGAEAGLNQRGVKFHNAIWGTQISTNGIDPNGTKDPAIFDPSFLFADVSVGLLWFSVLDKYSNFYVGGAFSHLNEPLQNNIQSGTPGYIPAPLYSKLTIHGGGVFELSRKNSINPGIVAFFQGPSFELNAGTSFRFGSGTSRTNEQSFQLGLWTRLANKYKTADQTGIHMDALILSARFDYNKYGFGLSYDVNTSSLKKANAGNNSFELSFIYNVCGPERRGIYCPNF
- a CDS encoding polymer-forming cytoskeletal protein → MFGNKNSVNEAAKSAAGPLPQGALNSLVVGTQVEGTITAESDIRIDGFLKGILLCKGKVIIGPKGTIEGEIRAQNATIEGRFKGILQIEDLLQVKETAIVEGEINTDKLAVSPGAKFNVTSKMTTNPRSNTPPIMKPETIKM
- a CDS encoding AtpZ/AtpI family protein, which codes for MAKFDLKSNKILKYSGLATQIFVSLGLAAFFGRWLDQKFELTKPLLTAILPILMLVLLMFWLNYDLKKLEK
- a CDS encoding 30S ribosomal protein S20, which gives rise to MANHQSALKRIRQNSVKRIANRYFKKTTRTAIKKLKEMSAKADAQKYLSRVISMIDKLAKKNTWHKNKASNIKSSLMRHIAGLN
- a CDS encoding TetR/AcrR family transcriptional regulator; translated protein: MTKLRIKEAAVRLFFEKGYGSCSMRDLASAVGVEAASIYNHYPSKEDILATICLELMENQLKGLHNIIHLRRTTVAQLEQFISYYLKFQIDNWLAFQVTHTENKHLESKHEATFKKLRKSFENQVLELINRGIQEEKFYSLDSEIVLNTLLSALRWRQNSPKKLEKLYQNKLNEMYQVILKGIVKK
- a CDS encoding glycosyltransferase family 2 protein translates to MYKNKKVVVVMPAYNAALTLKKTIDEIPMDLVDELILCDDASKDSTFELAKQLGIKYCIRHEKNKGYGGNQKTLYNKALEIGADIIIMLHPDYQYTPKLIPSMVNIIGEELYPVVLGSRILGKGALKGGMPYYKFVFNRILTLIQNWLVDYKLSEYHTGYRAFSKNVLENISFNTNSDDFVFDNEMLSQIIYKKFQIAEISCPTKYFDDASSINFKRSLKYGFGVLMVSIIHFIQRIGLVSFKMYK
- a CDS encoding DUF5606 domain-containing protein: MIQIDQIIAVSGKPTLYKLVASRPNGLILEDLINGKSNFFSSRTYQFSPLESIGIYTLSDNIPLKDVYQRFLDKEVTDPVPNAETSDSDYKSFFETSIPEYDRYRVHVKDMKKCTKWYHQLKALGFIKLTEESLHEEE
- a CDS encoding dehydrogenase E1 component subunit alpha/beta, translated to MKIDYNRKNLPDSKLLQLYHALLYPRLIEEKMLLLLRQGRISKWFSGIGQEAISVGCTEALEKDELIFPLHRNLGVFTSRGMPLDRLFAQWQGKSKGYTKGRDRSFHFGSLEHGIVGMISHLGPQLTLANGAALASILKNERKLALAFTGEGGTSEGDFHEALNVASVWSLPVLFIIENNGYGLSTPTSEQYACKNLSDRAIGYGMEGITIDGNNILEVYTTILEISKSIRQNPRPVLIECLTFRIRGHEEASGVKYVPKKQIEEWTAKDPINNYESWLLNEKIISAAEIETIRKKFKKQIQEEVESVFTWDDEPVSTQQELADVFAPFKFMETPVTDIKNTKNIRFIDAIKDGLHQAMIKHDHLVLMGQDIADYGGVFKITEGFVNEFGKDRVRNTPICESAILGAALGLSLKSIKSMVEMQFADFVSSGFNQVVNNLAKIHYRWQQNADVVIRMPCGGATQAGPFHSQTNEAWFAHTAGLKIAYPSNPYDAKGLLLTAFEDPNPVLFFEHKALYRSIEAEVPEGYYTIPFGSAKLLQVGEEMTLITYGLGVKWSQDILLKTGIQADLIDLRTIVPLDYETIRKSVLKTGKVCILHEDNLFCGIGSEISAWINEHCFEYLDAPVIRCASLDTPIPFVKRLEDQYLAFSNLEEKLRYLQSY
- the recO gene encoding DNA repair protein RecO — protein: MLKTEGIVFRITRFKESSLILDIYTEAQGLQSFIANGVFSKSSQRLASILQLMNLVDLLVYFNENKEIHRIKEVNPSILYQRIPFDIRRSAIGTFILEVCRKSIKGHQANPELFQFIKNSFIQLDQTEILDPFLHFNFLLEFSNFLGFNPLDNYSKNNDAFDLINGSFVPYERNALHIINPKDSALLIQLFRKQTPQEFIKHIEDKRRILDILILYYKHHIDQFKDIKSIEVFKGIF